A single region of the Variovorax paradoxus genome encodes:
- the dmeF gene encoding CDF family Co(II)/Ni(II) efflux transporter DmeF — translation MHTHDLSAWQHDHHFGAGNESAERSTRLVMWITVAAMVVEIGAGWWFNSMALLADGWHMSSHALAIGLSAFAYAAARRYAHDPRFAFGTWKIEVLGGFASALMLLGVAALMVVGSIERLLSPSAIHYREAVAVAVLGLVVNLVCARLLGSAHHHGHGHDHGHAHGPHGHDLNLRSAYLHVVADAATSVLAIAALLGGWFFGWAWLDPMMGIVGAVLVSVWAKGLLKETGRVLLDREMDHPVTAEIREGVETMLADSETRVVDLHVWRVGREAYACALTVVTHSPTLSADEVRACFSMHEEIRHSTVEIQRCTT, via the coding sequence ATGCATACCCATGACCTGAGTGCCTGGCAGCACGACCACCACTTTGGCGCGGGCAACGAATCGGCCGAGCGCAGCACCCGCCTCGTGATGTGGATCACCGTCGCCGCCATGGTGGTCGAGATCGGCGCCGGCTGGTGGTTCAACTCCATGGCTTTGCTGGCCGACGGCTGGCACATGAGTTCGCATGCGCTGGCGATCGGCCTGAGCGCCTTTGCCTATGCGGCGGCACGGCGCTACGCGCATGATCCGCGCTTTGCGTTCGGCACCTGGAAGATCGAGGTGCTGGGCGGCTTTGCGAGCGCGCTGATGCTGCTCGGGGTTGCGGCGCTGATGGTGGTGGGCTCCATCGAACGGCTGCTCTCGCCTTCGGCCATCCACTACCGCGAAGCCGTGGCCGTGGCCGTGCTGGGGCTGGTGGTCAACCTTGTGTGTGCGCGGCTGCTCGGATCGGCGCACCACCACGGGCACGGGCACGACCATGGCCATGCACACGGCCCTCACGGTCACGACCTGAATTTGCGTTCCGCCTACCTTCACGTGGTGGCCGACGCCGCCACCTCGGTGCTCGCCATTGCGGCGCTGCTGGGCGGCTGGTTCTTCGGCTGGGCCTGGCTCGACCCCATGATGGGCATCGTCGGTGCGGTGCTGGTGTCTGTGTGGGCCAAGGGGCTGCTCAAGGAAACCGGCCGCGTGTTGCTCGACCGCGAAATGGATCATCCCGTCACGGCCGAAATCCGCGAAGGCGTGGAGACCATGCTGGCCGATTCCGAGACGCGCGTGGTCGACCTGCACGTGTGGCGCGTGGGCCGAGAGGCCTATGCCTGTGCGCTCACCGTGGTGACGCATTCCCCCACGCTCTCGGCCGACGAGGTGCGCGCTTGCTTCTCGATGCACGAGGAAATCCGCCACTCGACCGTGGAAATCCAGCGCTGCACAACTTGA
- a CDS encoding bifunctional alpha/beta hydrolase/class I SAM-dependent methyltransferase, protein MTDTNTHQRMAQERQFRTHDGESLFYRHWPAAGAARRGAIVLFHRGHEHGARMAHLVDELNLPDFDFFAWDARGHGRSPGQRGYSPSFATSVRDVQTFVQHIGSAHGVAEQDIHVIAQSVGAVLVSTWAHDYAPKVRGLTLASPAFKVKLYVPFARAGLGLMHKLRGLFFVNSYVKAKFLTHDPERIASYENDPLISRPIAVNILLGLYEAADRVVADANAITQPVQLLISGADWVVHHKPQHQFFERLGSAIKTKLELPGFFHDTLGEKDRAPAVQAIREFVLQLFEEPPAPVDLRAAHLNGNTADESRALAEPLAPLSPRGAYWGMTRAGLRFGGTLSRGVKLGHDTGFDSGSTLDYVYRNEPQGKGPLGRSVDKTYLNSIGWRGIRQRKIHVEELIRIAMERLAEMHREVRVMDIAAGHGRYVLDAVTASPVKASSILLRDYSDINVRDGRALIAEKGLEDVAQFVQADAFDRISLATVTPRPTLAVVSGLYELFPDNEMVRRSLAGVGDAVEDRGYLVYTGQPWHPQLEMIARALTSHRQGEAWVMRRRTQAEMDQLVEEAGFRKIDQRIDEWGIFTVSLAVRVA, encoded by the coding sequence ATGACCGATACCAACACTCACCAACGCATGGCGCAAGAGCGCCAGTTCCGCACGCACGACGGCGAATCGCTCTTCTACCGGCACTGGCCGGCCGCGGGCGCGGCGCGCCGGGGCGCCATCGTGCTGTTTCATCGCGGGCACGAGCACGGCGCGCGCATGGCGCACCTGGTCGACGAGCTCAACCTGCCCGATTTCGACTTTTTTGCCTGGGACGCGCGCGGCCACGGCCGCTCGCCGGGGCAGCGCGGCTACAGCCCGAGCTTTGCCACGTCGGTGCGCGACGTGCAGACCTTCGTGCAGCACATCGGCAGCGCGCACGGCGTGGCCGAGCAGGACATCCACGTGATTGCGCAGAGCGTGGGCGCCGTGCTGGTCTCCACCTGGGCGCACGACTACGCCCCCAAGGTGCGCGGGCTCACGCTGGCCTCGCCGGCTTTCAAGGTCAAGCTGTACGTGCCGTTTGCGCGCGCCGGGCTGGGGCTGATGCACAAGCTGCGCGGCCTGTTCTTCGTCAACAGCTACGTGAAGGCGAAGTTCCTTACGCATGACCCCGAGCGCATTGCCAGCTACGAAAACGACCCGCTGATCTCGCGGCCCATTGCGGTGAACATCCTGCTGGGGCTCTACGAAGCTGCCGACCGCGTGGTGGCCGACGCCAATGCCATCACGCAGCCGGTTCAGCTGCTGATCTCGGGCGCCGACTGGGTGGTGCACCACAAGCCGCAGCACCAGTTCTTCGAGCGGCTGGGCAGCGCCATCAAGACCAAGTTGGAACTGCCGGGCTTCTTTCACGACACGCTGGGCGAGAAGGACCGCGCACCGGCGGTGCAGGCCATCCGCGAGTTCGTGCTGCAGCTGTTCGAGGAGCCGCCGGCACCGGTCGACTTGCGCGCGGCGCACCTGAACGGCAACACCGCCGACGAGTCGCGCGCGCTGGCCGAGCCGTTGGCGCCGCTGTCTCCGCGTGGCGCCTACTGGGGGATGACACGTGCCGGGCTGCGCTTTGGCGGCACCCTTTCGCGCGGCGTGAAGCTGGGGCACGACACCGGCTTCGATTCGGGCAGCACGCTCGACTACGTCTACCGCAACGAGCCGCAGGGCAAGGGCCCGCTCGGCCGCTCCGTGGACAAGACCTACCTGAACTCGATCGGCTGGCGCGGCATCCGGCAGCGCAAGATCCATGTCGAGGAGCTGATCCGCATCGCGATGGAACGCCTGGCCGAAATGCACCGCGAGGTGCGCGTCATGGACATTGCGGCGGGCCATGGCCGCTACGTGCTCGACGCCGTGACCGCGAGTCCCGTCAAGGCCAGCTCGATCCTGCTGCGCGACTACAGCGACATCAACGTGCGCGACGGGCGCGCGCTCATTGCCGAAAAAGGCCTGGAAGACGTCGCGCAGTTCGTTCAGGCCGACGCCTTCGACCGCATCAGCCTGGCCACCGTAACGCCGCGCCCCACGCTGGCCGTGGTGTCGGGCCTGTACGAACTCTTTCCCGACAACGAAATGGTGCGCCGCTCTCTTGCGGGCGTGGGCGACGCGGTGGAAGACCGCGGCTACCTGGTCTACACCGGCCAGCCCTGGCACCCGCAGCTCGAGATGATTGCGCGCGCGCTCACCAGCCATCGCCAGGGCGAGGCGTGGGTGATGCGCCGCCGCACGCAGGCCGAGATGGACCAACTGGTGGAAGAAGCGGGCTTCCGCAAAATCGACCAGCGCATCGACGAGTGGGGCATCTTCACCGTCTCGCTCGCGGTGAGGGTGGCATGA
- a CDS encoding UDP-2,3-diacylglucosamine diphosphatase — MQRDDAFLRAWRDTATRAPEPEDDDLARPPLRYRTLWISDLHLGTPGCQARALLDFLKHTECETLFLVGDIIDGWQLKRHWYWPQAHNDVIQKLLRKARKGTRVIFIPGNHDEFARKYLHHNFGGIDVAEEWIHETADGRKLWIIHGDLFDGVIQCAKWLAHVGDSLYEFTLKLNRHLNSLRARLGLPYWSLSKYLKGKVKRAVSYVGDFENAVAREARKRGVQGVVCGHIHHAEMRDIDGILYCNDGDWVESLTALAEHADGTLEIIDWAQHMPVPAKAGAQRGEAVAA; from the coding sequence ATGCAACGCGACGATGCTTTCCTCCGCGCATGGCGCGACACCGCGACCCGGGCCCCCGAGCCGGAGGACGACGATCTTGCGCGCCCGCCGCTGCGCTATCGCACCCTCTGGATCTCCGATTTGCACCTGGGCACGCCCGGTTGCCAGGCCCGCGCCCTGCTCGACTTTCTGAAGCACACGGAGTGCGAAACCCTGTTCCTGGTCGGCGACATCATCGACGGCTGGCAGCTCAAGCGCCACTGGTACTGGCCGCAGGCGCACAACGACGTGATCCAGAAGCTGTTGCGCAAGGCGCGCAAGGGCACCCGCGTGATCTTCATTCCGGGCAACCACGACGAATTTGCCCGCAAGTACCTGCACCACAACTTCGGCGGTATCGACGTGGCGGAGGAATGGATCCATGAGACGGCAGACGGCCGCAAGCTCTGGATCATTCATGGCGACCTGTTCGACGGCGTGATCCAGTGCGCCAAGTGGCTCGCGCACGTGGGCGATTCGCTCTACGAGTTCACGCTCAAGCTCAATCGGCACCTCAACTCGCTGCGCGCGCGCCTGGGGCTGCCGTACTGGTCGCTTTCCAAGTACCTCAAGGGCAAGGTCAAGCGTGCCGTGAGCTACGTGGGCGACTTCGAGAACGCCGTGGCGCGCGAAGCCCGCAAGCGCGGCGTGCAGGGCGTGGTCTGCGGCCACATCCACCATGCCGAAATGCGCGACATCGACGGCATCCTCTATTGCAACGACGGCGACTGGGTCGAAAGCCTCACGGCCTTGGCCGAGCATGCCGACGGCACGCTGGAGATCATCGACTGGGCGCAGCACATGCCGGTGCCCGCCAAGGCCGGCGCACAGCGGGGCGAAGCGGTCGCAGCCTGA
- the ruvB gene encoding Holliday junction branch migration DNA helicase RuvB — MTIQTDDFAPAPPRVVSAAPASPQEEAIERALRPKLLDEYVGQAKVREQLEIFIGAARKRKEALDHVLLFGPPGLGKTTLSHIIAAELGVNLRQTSGPVLEKPKDLAALLTNLEPNDVLFIDEIHRLSPVVEEILYPALEDYQIDIMIGEGPAARSIKLDLQPFTLVGATTRAGMLTNPLRDRFGIVARLEFYTPEELALIVRRSAGLLKVETDEAGGFEIARRSRGTPRIANRLLRRVRDYAEVKGTGRITEEIAHKALAMLDVDPQGFDLMDRKLLEAVIHRFDGGPVGLDNVAASIGEEPGTIEDVIEPYLIQQGYLQRTPRGRIATLAAYRHLGVTPPSSRSDGQDLFGI; from the coding sequence ATGACCATCCAGACCGACGATTTCGCCCCCGCACCGCCCCGCGTGGTGTCCGCCGCCCCGGCTTCGCCCCAGGAAGAGGCGATCGAGCGGGCGCTACGCCCCAAGCTGCTCGATGAATACGTCGGCCAGGCCAAGGTGCGCGAGCAGCTCGAAATCTTCATCGGCGCGGCGCGCAAGCGCAAGGAAGCGCTCGACCACGTGCTGCTGTTCGGCCCGCCCGGCCTCGGCAAGACCACGCTGTCGCACATCATCGCGGCCGAGCTGGGCGTGAACCTGCGCCAGACCTCCGGCCCCGTGCTCGAAAAGCCCAAGGACCTGGCGGCGCTGCTGACCAACCTGGAGCCCAACGATGTGCTCTTCATCGACGAGATCCACCGCCTGAGCCCCGTGGTCGAGGAAATCCTCTACCCGGCCCTGGAGGACTACCAGATCGACATCATGATCGGCGAAGGCCCCGCGGCGCGCAGCATCAAGCTCGACCTGCAGCCCTTCACGCTGGTGGGCGCCACCACGCGTGCCGGCATGCTCACCAACCCGCTGCGCGACCGCTTCGGCATCGTGGCCCGGCTGGAGTTCTACACGCCTGAAGAACTGGCGCTCATCGTGCGGCGCAGCGCCGGGCTGCTCAAGGTCGAGACCGATGAAGCCGGCGGTTTCGAGATTGCGCGCCGTTCGCGCGGCACGCCCCGCATTGCCAATCGCCTGCTGCGCCGCGTGCGCGACTACGCCGAGGTGAAGGGCACCGGCCGCATCACCGAAGAGATTGCGCACAAGGCGCTCGCCATGCTGGACGTCGATCCGCAGGGCTTCGACCTGATGGACCGCAAGCTGCTCGAAGCCGTCATCCACCGTTTCGACGGCGGGCCGGTGGGGCTGGACAACGTGGCGGCCAGCATCGGCGAAGAGCCGGGCACCATCGAGGACGTGATCGAGCCGTACCTCATTCAGCAGGGCTACCTGCAGCGCACCCCGCGCGGGCGCATCGCCACGCTGGCGGCCTACCGCCACCTGGGCGTGACGCCGCCTTCGAGCCGCTCCGACGGACAAGACCTTTTCGGAATCTGA
- a CDS encoding CDP-alcohol phosphatidyltransferase family protein, translating to MSIYELKPRFQALLRPLVARLHAVGVTANQVTLAACVVSVGIGLWLFFAAPSLAAFALIPAWMFVRMAFNAIDGMLAREHGQQSKLGAFLNELTDVVSDAALYLPFALVQPFSPFWVGTVIMLAGLSEFAGALGPTVGASRRYDGPLGKSDRAFAFGALGLYVALGWPLPGWTAWLMPLLAALVAWTVANRVRRALAEAA from the coding sequence GTGTCCATCTACGAACTGAAACCGCGGTTCCAGGCGCTGTTGCGGCCACTGGTGGCACGCCTGCACGCCGTTGGCGTCACCGCCAACCAGGTTACGCTGGCAGCGTGCGTGGTTTCGGTCGGCATCGGGCTGTGGCTTTTCTTTGCGGCGCCATCGCTCGCGGCCTTTGCGCTCATACCGGCCTGGATGTTCGTGCGCATGGCGTTCAACGCCATCGACGGCATGCTGGCGCGAGAGCACGGGCAGCAGAGCAAGCTCGGCGCCTTCCTCAACGAACTGACCGACGTGGTCTCCGACGCCGCGCTGTACCTGCCGTTTGCGCTGGTGCAGCCGTTCAGCCCGTTCTGGGTCGGCACGGTGATCATGCTCGCTGGCCTGAGCGAGTTTGCCGGCGCACTCGGCCCCACGGTGGGCGCCTCTCGCCGCTACGACGGGCCGCTCGGCAAGAGTGACCGCGCCTTCGCGTTCGGCGCGCTCGGCCTTTATGTGGCGCTGGGCTGGCCGCTGCCGGGCTGGACGGCCTGGCTGATGCCGCTTCTCGCCGCGCTGGTCGCCTGGACGGTGGCCAACCGCGTGCGGCGTGCGCTGGCCGAAGCCGCATGA